One region of Syngnathus scovelli strain Florida chromosome 15, RoL_Ssco_1.2, whole genome shotgun sequence genomic DNA includes:
- the mks1 gene encoding tectonic-like complex member MKS1 isoform X3, with protein sequence MSEWCNSDTGEAVYRSLDAIKNLRIRVSLKRVTTTATLSQQLQRQVLSQQDAGVIELVPLTSQAQPGDNAEDVVVGWQEKLFSQYEMELFQNKAACQSPLDRQYHKEVTALTQTEGRQNHRIFTYTDYDRYTNCQPLQQLQQGSHLLNTTKTKPTFLAERMSTVRQRRQDRRTTDASFPKSKIINWEPSDEFKRNSHEVNSVMQTMHVMGDLGPPGRLGLKENEFLLLTVKTDGNGTIVVKPDFNEGKEPYRIATAGSNKEIWHLTIENASASMKSEEKEREQRLYRDLRSRRPEFPNSLVGQDFEMPPPGVLRYFLNGEIVSAEGFEYDHLYVHFITELPNNWSSSPTQSHSGVTHASRTKSLGKDNVAYLCYPFTLEAFCTSEEEHEESGPRWPVLYFKVLSLDSWWRYRTEGYGYLLFPSTPGLHTLTRHTWRPLQTGTASALRRFFIGGSPELEDLSYVRVPGHFKGDRLSRFGFCTQTSGSVTFRFHCIQQSRDFANSTAARRRWQNTFDQAQGSHHRDTLLSTMEAFQRARRKMQEVRDSLPVDVIASVSQIQI encoded by the exons ATGTCTGAATGGTGCAACAGTGACACCGGAGAGGCTGTCTACCGGTCTTTGGATGCCATAAAAAACCTACGGATAAG GGTATCCTTAAAGAGGGTGACCACCACAGCGACTCTTTCCCAACAACTCCAGCGGCAAGTTCTGTCCCAGCAGGATGCAGGAGTCATTGAACTGGTGCCGCTCACATCGCAAGCCCAGCCTG GCGATAACGCAGAAGACGTCGTCGTTGGCTGGCAGGAGAAGCTTTTCAGTCAG tatgaaatggagctgtTCCAAAACAAGGCTGCGTGTCAGAGCCCACTGGACCGGCAGTACCACAAAGAGGTCACAGCCCTGACTCAGACCGAGGGCCGGCAAAACCACAGAATTTTCACCTACACGGATTACGATCGCTACACCAACTGTCAGCCGCTGCAGCAGCTG CAGCAAGGCAGCCATTTGCTCAACACCACCAAGACCAAACCCACTTTCCTTGCCGAAAGGATGTCCACCGTGCGGCAACGAAGGCAGGACAGGCGAACCAC GGATGCCAGTTTCCCCAAATCCAAGATCATCAACTGGGAGCCCAGCGATGAGTTCAAGAGGAACAGCCATGAGGTGAACAGTGTCATGCAGACAATGCACGTCATGGGAGATCTGGGTCCTCCTGGAAG GTTGGGTCTGAAGGAGAACGAATTTTTGCTGTTGACCGTAAAAACAGATGGCAACGGGACCATTGTCGTGAAACCCGACTTCAACGAGGGCAAAGAGCCCTACAG GATAGCAACTGCCGGGAGCAACAAAGAAATCTGGCATCTCACCATCGAGAACGCGTCGGCAAGCATGAAATCGGAGGAGAAGGAACGAGAGCAGCGCTTGTACCGAGAT CTGCGTTCCAGGCGCCCCGAGTTTCCAAATAGCCTCGTTGGACAGGACTTTGAAATG CCTCCTCCGGGTGTTCTGCGCTACTTCCTGAACGGCGAGATAG TCTCCGCCGAGGGCTTTGAGTATGATCATTTGTATGTCCACTTCATAACGGAGCTGCCAAACA ACTGGTCCAGCTCGCCGACGCAGTCCCACTCAGGAGTCACTCACGCCTCTCGGACCAAATCACTGGGGAAG GACAACGTGGCGTACCTCTGCTACCCTTTCACCTTGGAGGCTTTCTGCACAAGCGAGGAAGAGCACGAGG AATCCGGACCCCGGTGGCCAGTGTTGTATTTCAAGGTTCTCTCACTGGACTCCTGGTGGCGATATCGAACCGAAGGCTATGGCTACCTGCTCTTTCCCTCTACGCCCG GACTGCACACGTTGACGCGTCACACGTGGAGACCCCTTCAGACGGGCACGGCCTCGGCCCTGAGGCGCTTCTTTATCGGGGGTTCCCCGGAACTGGAGGACCTGAGCTACGTGAGGGTACCAGGCCATTTTAAG GGCGACAGGCTCAGTCGCTTTGGATTTTGTACACAAACCTCGGGGAGTGTGACTTTTCGTTTTCACTGCATTCAGCAGTCGAG GGATTTTGCCAATTCCACTGCAGCAAGGAGAAGGTGGCAGAACACTTTTGACCAGGCCCAAGGATCTCATCACCGTGATACTCTATTAAGCACCATGG AGGCGTTTCAACGGGCCAGAAGGAAAATGCAAGAAGTTAGAGACAGTCTTCCTGTGGACGTCATCGCCTCTGTCTCTCAAATTCAAATATGA
- the mks1 gene encoding tectonic-like complex member MKS1 isoform X2 gives MSEWCNSDTGEAVYRSLDAIKNLRIRVSLKRVTTTATLSQQLQRQVLSQQDAGVIELVPLTSQAQPGDNAEDVVVGWQEKLFSQYEMELFQNKAACQSPLDRQYHKEVTALTQTEGRQNHRIFTYTDYDRYTNCQPLQQLQGSHLLNTTKTKPTFLAERMSTVRQRRQDRRTTDASFPKSKIINWEPSDEFKRNSHEVNSVMQTMHVMGDLGPPGRLGLKENEFLLLTVKTDGNGTIVVKPDFNEGKEPYRIATAGSNKEIWHLTIENASASMKSEEKEREQRLYRDVRSHFGGRELRSRRPEFPNSLVGQDFEMPPPGVLRYFLNGEIVSAEGFEYDHLYVHFITELPNNWSSSPTQSHSGVTHASRTKSLGKDNVAYLCYPFTLEAFCTSEEEHEESGPRWPVLYFKVLSLDSWWRYRTEGYGYLLFPSTPGLHTLTRHTWRPLQTGTASALRRFFIGGSPELEDLSYVRVPGHFKGDRLSRFGFCTQTSGSVTFRFHCIQQSRDFANSTAARRRWQNTFDQAQGSHHRDTLLSTMEAFQRARRKMQEVRDSLPVDVIASVSQIQI, from the exons ATGTCTGAATGGTGCAACAGTGACACCGGAGAGGCTGTCTACCGGTCTTTGGATGCCATAAAAAACCTACGGATAAG GGTATCCTTAAAGAGGGTGACCACCACAGCGACTCTTTCCCAACAACTCCAGCGGCAAGTTCTGTCCCAGCAGGATGCAGGAGTCATTGAACTGGTGCCGCTCACATCGCAAGCCCAGCCTG GCGATAACGCAGAAGACGTCGTCGTTGGCTGGCAGGAGAAGCTTTTCAGTCAG tatgaaatggagctgtTCCAAAACAAGGCTGCGTGTCAGAGCCCACTGGACCGGCAGTACCACAAAGAGGTCACAGCCCTGACTCAGACCGAGGGCCGGCAAAACCACAGAATTTTCACCTACACGGATTACGATCGCTACACCAACTGTCAGCCGCTGCAGCAGCTG CAAGGCAGCCATTTGCTCAACACCACCAAGACCAAACCCACTTTCCTTGCCGAAAGGATGTCCACCGTGCGGCAACGAAGGCAGGACAGGCGAACCAC GGATGCCAGTTTCCCCAAATCCAAGATCATCAACTGGGAGCCCAGCGATGAGTTCAAGAGGAACAGCCATGAGGTGAACAGTGTCATGCAGACAATGCACGTCATGGGAGATCTGGGTCCTCCTGGAAG GTTGGGTCTGAAGGAGAACGAATTTTTGCTGTTGACCGTAAAAACAGATGGCAACGGGACCATTGTCGTGAAACCCGACTTCAACGAGGGCAAAGAGCCCTACAG GATAGCAACTGCCGGGAGCAACAAAGAAATCTGGCATCTCACCATCGAGAACGCGTCGGCAAGCATGAAATCGGAGGAGAAGGAACGAGAGCAGCGCTTGTACCGAGATGTGCGTAGCCATTTTGGTGGCCGTGAG CTGCGTTCCAGGCGCCCCGAGTTTCCAAATAGCCTCGTTGGACAGGACTTTGAAATG CCTCCTCCGGGTGTTCTGCGCTACTTCCTGAACGGCGAGATAG TCTCCGCCGAGGGCTTTGAGTATGATCATTTGTATGTCCACTTCATAACGGAGCTGCCAAACA ACTGGTCCAGCTCGCCGACGCAGTCCCACTCAGGAGTCACTCACGCCTCTCGGACCAAATCACTGGGGAAG GACAACGTGGCGTACCTCTGCTACCCTTTCACCTTGGAGGCTTTCTGCACAAGCGAGGAAGAGCACGAGG AATCCGGACCCCGGTGGCCAGTGTTGTATTTCAAGGTTCTCTCACTGGACTCCTGGTGGCGATATCGAACCGAAGGCTATGGCTACCTGCTCTTTCCCTCTACGCCCG GACTGCACACGTTGACGCGTCACACGTGGAGACCCCTTCAGACGGGCACGGCCTCGGCCCTGAGGCGCTTCTTTATCGGGGGTTCCCCGGAACTGGAGGACCTGAGCTACGTGAGGGTACCAGGCCATTTTAAG GGCGACAGGCTCAGTCGCTTTGGATTTTGTACACAAACCTCGGGGAGTGTGACTTTTCGTTTTCACTGCATTCAGCAGTCGAG GGATTTTGCCAATTCCACTGCAGCAAGGAGAAGGTGGCAGAACACTTTTGACCAGGCCCAAGGATCTCATCACCGTGATACTCTATTAAGCACCATGG AGGCGTTTCAACGGGCCAGAAGGAAAATGCAAGAAGTTAGAGACAGTCTTCCTGTGGACGTCATCGCCTCTGTCTCTCAAATTCAAATATGA
- the mks1 gene encoding tectonic-like complex member MKS1 isoform X4, with translation MSEWCNSDTGEAVYRSLDAIKNLRIRVSLKRVTTTATLSQQLQRQVLSQQDAGVIELVPLTSQAQPGDNAEDVVVGWQEKLFSQYEMELFQNKAACQSPLDRQYHKEVTALTQTEGRQNHRIFTYTDYDRYTNCQPLQQLQGSHLLNTTKTKPTFLAERMSTVRQRRQDRRTTDASFPKSKIINWEPSDEFKRNSHEVNSVMQTMHVMGDLGPPGRLGLKENEFLLLTVKTDGNGTIVVKPDFNEGKEPYRIATAGSNKEIWHLTIENASASMKSEEKEREQRLYRDLRSRRPEFPNSLVGQDFEMPPPGVLRYFLNGEIVSAEGFEYDHLYVHFITELPNNWSSSPTQSHSGVTHASRTKSLGKDNVAYLCYPFTLEAFCTSEEEHEESGPRWPVLYFKVLSLDSWWRYRTEGYGYLLFPSTPGLHTLTRHTWRPLQTGTASALRRFFIGGSPELEDLSYVRVPGHFKGDRLSRFGFCTQTSGSVTFRFHCIQQSRDFANSTAARRRWQNTFDQAQGSHHRDTLLSTMEAFQRARRKMQEVRDSLPVDVIASVSQIQI, from the exons ATGTCTGAATGGTGCAACAGTGACACCGGAGAGGCTGTCTACCGGTCTTTGGATGCCATAAAAAACCTACGGATAAG GGTATCCTTAAAGAGGGTGACCACCACAGCGACTCTTTCCCAACAACTCCAGCGGCAAGTTCTGTCCCAGCAGGATGCAGGAGTCATTGAACTGGTGCCGCTCACATCGCAAGCCCAGCCTG GCGATAACGCAGAAGACGTCGTCGTTGGCTGGCAGGAGAAGCTTTTCAGTCAG tatgaaatggagctgtTCCAAAACAAGGCTGCGTGTCAGAGCCCACTGGACCGGCAGTACCACAAAGAGGTCACAGCCCTGACTCAGACCGAGGGCCGGCAAAACCACAGAATTTTCACCTACACGGATTACGATCGCTACACCAACTGTCAGCCGCTGCAGCAGCTG CAAGGCAGCCATTTGCTCAACACCACCAAGACCAAACCCACTTTCCTTGCCGAAAGGATGTCCACCGTGCGGCAACGAAGGCAGGACAGGCGAACCAC GGATGCCAGTTTCCCCAAATCCAAGATCATCAACTGGGAGCCCAGCGATGAGTTCAAGAGGAACAGCCATGAGGTGAACAGTGTCATGCAGACAATGCACGTCATGGGAGATCTGGGTCCTCCTGGAAG GTTGGGTCTGAAGGAGAACGAATTTTTGCTGTTGACCGTAAAAACAGATGGCAACGGGACCATTGTCGTGAAACCCGACTTCAACGAGGGCAAAGAGCCCTACAG GATAGCAACTGCCGGGAGCAACAAAGAAATCTGGCATCTCACCATCGAGAACGCGTCGGCAAGCATGAAATCGGAGGAGAAGGAACGAGAGCAGCGCTTGTACCGAGAT CTGCGTTCCAGGCGCCCCGAGTTTCCAAATAGCCTCGTTGGACAGGACTTTGAAATG CCTCCTCCGGGTGTTCTGCGCTACTTCCTGAACGGCGAGATAG TCTCCGCCGAGGGCTTTGAGTATGATCATTTGTATGTCCACTTCATAACGGAGCTGCCAAACA ACTGGTCCAGCTCGCCGACGCAGTCCCACTCAGGAGTCACTCACGCCTCTCGGACCAAATCACTGGGGAAG GACAACGTGGCGTACCTCTGCTACCCTTTCACCTTGGAGGCTTTCTGCACAAGCGAGGAAGAGCACGAGG AATCCGGACCCCGGTGGCCAGTGTTGTATTTCAAGGTTCTCTCACTGGACTCCTGGTGGCGATATCGAACCGAAGGCTATGGCTACCTGCTCTTTCCCTCTACGCCCG GACTGCACACGTTGACGCGTCACACGTGGAGACCCCTTCAGACGGGCACGGCCTCGGCCCTGAGGCGCTTCTTTATCGGGGGTTCCCCGGAACTGGAGGACCTGAGCTACGTGAGGGTACCAGGCCATTTTAAG GGCGACAGGCTCAGTCGCTTTGGATTTTGTACACAAACCTCGGGGAGTGTGACTTTTCGTTTTCACTGCATTCAGCAGTCGAG GGATTTTGCCAATTCCACTGCAGCAAGGAGAAGGTGGCAGAACACTTTTGACCAGGCCCAAGGATCTCATCACCGTGATACTCTATTAAGCACCATGG AGGCGTTTCAACGGGCCAGAAGGAAAATGCAAGAAGTTAGAGACAGTCTTCCTGTGGACGTCATCGCCTCTGTCTCTCAAATTCAAATATGA
- the mks1 gene encoding tectonic-like complex member MKS1 isoform X1, whose product MSEWCNSDTGEAVYRSLDAIKNLRIRVSLKRVTTTATLSQQLQRQVLSQQDAGVIELVPLTSQAQPGDNAEDVVVGWQEKLFSQYEMELFQNKAACQSPLDRQYHKEVTALTQTEGRQNHRIFTYTDYDRYTNCQPLQQLQQGSHLLNTTKTKPTFLAERMSTVRQRRQDRRTTDASFPKSKIINWEPSDEFKRNSHEVNSVMQTMHVMGDLGPPGRLGLKENEFLLLTVKTDGNGTIVVKPDFNEGKEPYRIATAGSNKEIWHLTIENASASMKSEEKEREQRLYRDVRSHFGGRELRSRRPEFPNSLVGQDFEMPPPGVLRYFLNGEIVSAEGFEYDHLYVHFITELPNNWSSSPTQSHSGVTHASRTKSLGKDNVAYLCYPFTLEAFCTSEEEHEESGPRWPVLYFKVLSLDSWWRYRTEGYGYLLFPSTPGLHTLTRHTWRPLQTGTASALRRFFIGGSPELEDLSYVRVPGHFKGDRLSRFGFCTQTSGSVTFRFHCIQQSRDFANSTAARRRWQNTFDQAQGSHHRDTLLSTMEAFQRARRKMQEVRDSLPVDVIASVSQIQI is encoded by the exons ATGTCTGAATGGTGCAACAGTGACACCGGAGAGGCTGTCTACCGGTCTTTGGATGCCATAAAAAACCTACGGATAAG GGTATCCTTAAAGAGGGTGACCACCACAGCGACTCTTTCCCAACAACTCCAGCGGCAAGTTCTGTCCCAGCAGGATGCAGGAGTCATTGAACTGGTGCCGCTCACATCGCAAGCCCAGCCTG GCGATAACGCAGAAGACGTCGTCGTTGGCTGGCAGGAGAAGCTTTTCAGTCAG tatgaaatggagctgtTCCAAAACAAGGCTGCGTGTCAGAGCCCACTGGACCGGCAGTACCACAAAGAGGTCACAGCCCTGACTCAGACCGAGGGCCGGCAAAACCACAGAATTTTCACCTACACGGATTACGATCGCTACACCAACTGTCAGCCGCTGCAGCAGCTG CAGCAAGGCAGCCATTTGCTCAACACCACCAAGACCAAACCCACTTTCCTTGCCGAAAGGATGTCCACCGTGCGGCAACGAAGGCAGGACAGGCGAACCAC GGATGCCAGTTTCCCCAAATCCAAGATCATCAACTGGGAGCCCAGCGATGAGTTCAAGAGGAACAGCCATGAGGTGAACAGTGTCATGCAGACAATGCACGTCATGGGAGATCTGGGTCCTCCTGGAAG GTTGGGTCTGAAGGAGAACGAATTTTTGCTGTTGACCGTAAAAACAGATGGCAACGGGACCATTGTCGTGAAACCCGACTTCAACGAGGGCAAAGAGCCCTACAG GATAGCAACTGCCGGGAGCAACAAAGAAATCTGGCATCTCACCATCGAGAACGCGTCGGCAAGCATGAAATCGGAGGAGAAGGAACGAGAGCAGCGCTTGTACCGAGATGTGCGTAGCCATTTTGGTGGCCGTGAG CTGCGTTCCAGGCGCCCCGAGTTTCCAAATAGCCTCGTTGGACAGGACTTTGAAATG CCTCCTCCGGGTGTTCTGCGCTACTTCCTGAACGGCGAGATAG TCTCCGCCGAGGGCTTTGAGTATGATCATTTGTATGTCCACTTCATAACGGAGCTGCCAAACA ACTGGTCCAGCTCGCCGACGCAGTCCCACTCAGGAGTCACTCACGCCTCTCGGACCAAATCACTGGGGAAG GACAACGTGGCGTACCTCTGCTACCCTTTCACCTTGGAGGCTTTCTGCACAAGCGAGGAAGAGCACGAGG AATCCGGACCCCGGTGGCCAGTGTTGTATTTCAAGGTTCTCTCACTGGACTCCTGGTGGCGATATCGAACCGAAGGCTATGGCTACCTGCTCTTTCCCTCTACGCCCG GACTGCACACGTTGACGCGTCACACGTGGAGACCCCTTCAGACGGGCACGGCCTCGGCCCTGAGGCGCTTCTTTATCGGGGGTTCCCCGGAACTGGAGGACCTGAGCTACGTGAGGGTACCAGGCCATTTTAAG GGCGACAGGCTCAGTCGCTTTGGATTTTGTACACAAACCTCGGGGAGTGTGACTTTTCGTTTTCACTGCATTCAGCAGTCGAG GGATTTTGCCAATTCCACTGCAGCAAGGAGAAGGTGGCAGAACACTTTTGACCAGGCCCAAGGATCTCATCACCGTGATACTCTATTAAGCACCATGG AGGCGTTTCAACGGGCCAGAAGGAAAATGCAAGAAGTTAGAGACAGTCTTCCTGTGGACGTCATCGCCTCTGTCTCTCAAATTCAAATATGA